The following DNA comes from Triticum aestivum cultivar Chinese Spring chromosome 3D, IWGSC CS RefSeq v2.1, whole genome shotgun sequence.
gctcgtgcaaacctctcaggtgcgcaaacgagatattgttgttagacaacattatacctacgatacacaaggaagcgttgatgggccctgactccagaattggctaaatgccaatacaatccGAGTTAGTTTCacataagtgattcaagattaaaaccttgatacacctttcggaagacttagagtctaacgaatatttatggaacttaaaactgatacggataaaaatgttttatccataaagctcgacttgttgaaataacaagttcaagagttgactacgatgaggttgttttcatcgtagcgatgcttaaagtcggttcgggttgaactagcaattaatacatatttcaatcatgagatatgaaacatggatgataaaaggatttccatctgatggaaatgaaagctaggacttgtatatgatacagtccaaagtaatttgtcgatccagaggatgctagtaggtatgcaaacttcagagttccagcaatggacagaagagagcaaaatggagttggaatcttcgtgttttgatgaaatggtcaaaggggttttgacttcatcaatgggtaacgaagatgcttgtaattcaagaaagtaagtgggagcgtaataatatttctaaaaaccttatgtgcttggcacattggtaattggaaataaatttcttgacacaaattaggacttcatttgaaaatagtttttcgatgaagtgcttaggctaaatagcctcaatattaggcatgatgatctatggagatagatttacctaatggggctaagcaatgaatacatattgacaagatgctaaaaccttttagcatttaaaacgccaaggagtgattcttgccaaagtcacatggaaagagtttttgcaagactcggtgtcccaaaacactgatgagtaaaatacatgatgcagattccacacacttttgtgtttggattaatcatgtattccatggtatgtaaaacaaccagatatgtccgatactcccaaggtgttgcgagtatggataccaaagtgatcaaattactgatcatgggacaacagtgaaagatgtcacagagtactagagtaagtactgatgacatggttttctcgcaagcagagatcatgaagagttcgttgtaaaatgttacatcgatacagtcttcatcttttctccatgcgattttcgatttaaattaagggttttgtgtaacacacaatgtggtggcacagttagttggaatttgttcaagctagttactgtggcaaattctataacaagggctaagtatgttgacgctttagaagcgacaaagaagatgttgaatcatatagttcattcatgaacttagtatagttccaagatggcttttgacaatgggacactactgcaggtagttgctccataactcagtctgaggaatccaggttcgacctgtgattcacatacatacaaagccaagtccacacaaaatatgaattttgtgaaaatgcgaggacatgcaaagatacacacggaactgaagtcgtcagatccgttggacatcaggctataccacaagcgaagcatatttacaccggtgtgccacaggtgtgaagtgcattagcataagctagattattgtctctagtgcaagtgggagtctgtaggagatatgccctagaggaataataaatgttattgattatctccttgttcataattatgtttatgttccatgctataactgctgtggttcccgagcccgtatatccataaaggctctggggagaacccatatgcacgtgtggaataataaatggtaaaatgtattcctagtcgtgcctctaagactagctcaagtgttgcatgatgattatgttttcccaatcatgggcatgtctatgccaagcaactttgagggcacaatgtcaggaaggacatttgtgttgaatcgacccgaattgatgttatgctatgagattcattcgtcacaagtttattggtacataacacagagatggttaacgtttgcatgattccttagaccatgagagtatcgagtttcttcatgcttgcttcatgaactttggggtttgttaaacgtcatccgtaaatgggtggctattacggcggcttacgggttcatggaaaagtgtgtcaagtaacttgatagctcaagattgggatttgctcctccgacgatggagagatatctctgggccctctcggtgttacggtatccatcatcgtctggccagacactttgtgatttgatcacggggatgccggaatacgataacgagaaaagagaacaataccggtaacgaggtaactagcatagtggacaagttgttgatccacgggaatgccaacatgtctcacctcgggtatttgtaacatatcgcgaagcaacaggaatagcacacggcaactggaggttcactcgaatatttattcgtgtgggtataggggtcaatatgggtgtccacggctccgatgttgatcattgatcggaaggggttccgggtcatgtctatacttcaccgaacctatagggtcacacgcttaagggtcatctatctgctgaatactagacagggagtctgagagaaaatcaccgaaaaagtttcggacaccgaaaagtttcggacagcggaatcgtaccgcagagagaggtcatcggataagtttcgatgataccgaaaagttgtttcgggatacaccattaagtcaaattggtttcggcacatgcctgataattcttggaggatgccagaatcattctggaagctttttggaattttctgagataaaaaccggaaatgttccggagctgccggagccacttcagatgcgtttcacagatgaaaatcactaaaaccggaattgtttcggaacgcgttgaaaatcattttagtgggtactggaaatgttcttagcccacataaatattttcagttcgatcagacgctgaaaaatgtcgtcgtgaatagtgaaaatcagctttatggttactttatggaaagccaccttttggggctttgctccaaaagatcttggggatgacatggatggataggagccattttttgggcccctcatgggggtgtggccggccacatggggtatccccccttggggaccctcttgttccttggtttcactcctaggtccttgtggaaggacttcattcatgtgcattttgggttttttgtgaaactaccctacccccttgggatttcctataaatagaggtggaggggcagccctccacactcatcccttgctctcatacacatgccatgcattatctggcttcttctctccctcccacgaaaagagtttcgtagagccgtaaggctgtctgggttccggcaggaactagttctggacggcgaagccctgccggatagatgacaccgtatgtgtgcaactctgtagagagatcgtagtttcggtcttagttcgtgagtgcctcccgaagggctgtccgtgtgaccgtccgagtttcgaaggtcctcccgaagggctgtccgagtgaccgttcgagtttcgaaggtcctcccgaagggctgtccgcgacaccgtccggggggctgttcgaccgcctcccggagggctgtctgaggagcagatgagggtatacatcctcgcggttgggaggttgtaaatcctagctgcggggatctgcaccgccgatcgtcatcgactctacttcccgctgcgctacgagtcggtaacgaaaaagatcaaaccatgtatgcagtctccatagtggtcctgggctggtgcgtaggtcggaaaatttttgttttctgtctcGTTCCCCTTCAAGACCTTCCTACGCTGCTACTCCCAGGCAGCCCCGAAACAGTGGTGCAAATGGTTGTCCCTCACGGAGTTTTGGTATAACACGAGTACACACTCCAGTCTGGGCAAGTCGCCGTTTGCTGTTCTGTATGGCAGGGAGCCCCGCTCATTGGGCCTGGTTTCTACTGACAACTGCCAGCCTTTGGACGTCCGGGCCTGGCTAGAGGAGCGCCAACTGATGCTCGACCTGGTCAAGCAACACCTGCATCGGGCGCAGCACCGGATGAAGGACCAAGCGGACAAGAGGAGGTCGGACCGTGTCTTTCAACCTGGAGACCGAGTGTTCTTGAAATTACAGCCATATGTACAAACCTCGGTGGCTCAACGGGCATGTCACAAGCTTGCATTCAAATTCTTCGGCCCCTACACCGTGCTGGCCAAAATTGGAGCAGTGGCATATCGTCTCCAGGTACCTGAAGGCTCTTTGGTTCACCCCGTGTTCCATGTGTCCCGACTCAAGCCAGCACATCTCCGACCGGAACAGCGGGCGACGGCCCTTCCTTCTGACGCGTTGGCATTTCAGGTTCCTCTAGAGGTTCTTCAATACCGCTGGCGCAAGAAGGCCAACAAGATGGTCTGCAAGGCGAGATCCGTTGGACCGGGGCGCAGGCCGacgacaccacctgggaagacttggaggatctGCACCGGCGCATTCCGCGTGCCCCAGCATGGGTACCGCTGCGCGTCctccgccttcgcgacaagcagTCCGGGCGCGGACCTATCAAGCAAGGCCTCGTGCACTGGTCGCACTGTACCGAAGACAAGGCCAAGTGGGAAGATCTCGACCGCCTTCGACAGCGCTTCCCTGATGCACCGGCTTGGGGACAAGCCGTTTTTCAAGGGGAGGGGATTGTCAGCAGCACTCCAGCTACAGGCCTGCAAGAGCAGAGTGGCAAGGGCCAGGAAGGGGTACAAGGCCGGCCCGTTCGCAACCGGAAGCCCAACGCCCAAGTAACAGGCCCCGATTGGGTTAGCGGCCCAACCACCAACAGGCAGAAGACTACTTAAGGCGCAGCAAGGGCTCCGCTAGGGTTCATCCAGAGACGGATCAGAACTGGCGGCGGCGGCTCTCTTTCCCTTTCTCCCACTTTCTTCCCCCATTCGGCTCTAAGAGCTTGTAATCCGAACCCAACCTTGTATCTGAGAGAGATTTCCACTAGTAGATGCTATCAGAGATCCTTTTCTGCCCGCTCTCACATGCTTCTTCTCCTATCAGTGCGCCATCTCCGACAACACTATTGCTAGATCGAGCCACGGGTGAGCAAGGCGGCTGGCTTGCTTCGACCGCCGCAAGATCCGGCAATGGAAACCTAGTAAAATAAAAAACGAGCGCACTTCAAAGATGAGACATATCTAACTTGAGAGGAGTCATGCCGGGATCCGGATTAGAGCGGGAGCATGAAAATACCTGTCGATTGGATCTGATAGGAACTCCAGGCCGCCATCGCCATAGCTAGAAGCTTGATGCCTCGTGCGGCGCTTGAATGGATAGATTTACTTTTTGTTCTACTGTGTGACGTCAGTACGGACCCACAACAAACCCTAGCCTTATCCGACCCCTCAGCGCCGTTTCAGTGACGTCGCAGTTTGGCCGACACAGGTTATGTGCCGATACATCAATTATGGGCCGTCGGTACAGCACTAGTCCACCAGTCGTTAACTGTCAAATTTCCGTGACCGTATGCCGCCGTTGCCCATCCCGTATGCGTGCTTCAGACATACGATCGCATTCAATATGGTCCTCGACGCGTCGCTGTTCGATTGGCACACAtaccaggagcaggcgcgctcgtCCGTGCCATCGCCTGTTCGAGCGTGCTAGATCTGGACCGACAAGCAATAATATAGTGCCTCTACCAGCTACCCACTAGTGTTTGTTAATTGCACTCATGGGGCGCGTGGGTGGCTCAAAACAACTATCAATTGCCCTCTGCATATATCCATACATGCAGGCAGGCATGCATCTTAGCACGTGGTTTCACACATGGATGCGTTCAACAATGATCCTGGGAAAGGAGACAGACCGAATCCAATGCATGTCATTGTCACGTACGGCTGCAGCGAGCTTAACCGGGGAAATCTCAATATCCAATGTAATGAGATCGGGTGTGTCTCCAACATGTTAGCCAAATGAAGTGAAGACGTGGCAACCACTTttaagaagtactccctccgtcaatTTATCCGTATATGTAGCAAGAAAGACTTTTACATTTTATCAGGTGTCAAAAACAACTACTCTAATTTTAGATATTCTTAGCCAGTTTATCTCAAGTTCTGTGCTATTAATTTTGTTTTTTAACACAATATAAACGTAGATGGTCAGATTTTGTAATCAACAGGAACGTTTCTTCCCACAAAGAGAACCTCATTGCAAAGTCTGAAATAAACTTTTTAAAAATGCGAGCATCGGTGCAAAATCTAGGACAAGAATCTGATGGGCTGGTTTCACCACCAGAAACCTAACCATTTTAGACACGCTCAGTTAATGGTGCTAAACTTGTTAGATGCAGTAGATTAACATAACTTTTTTATGAATAAAGAGATCTAAAGGGCTTCTTAGATCTGACTACTATGGAGAAAAACAAAGACTAGTATAGTGCATATACAATTGAACTTAGAACGATCAATAAAATGAAAATTATATTTAAAAAGCATACTAGTCTTCTTTCTCCTCCACTTAAATGTCCTCCGCTGGAGATTGAAAATTACACCCAACCAACGACAATGAAGAAAAGCGATATATGAAAACACCCTCGCCGTACCGTGCAGATTAACACAATTTACCGTAGTTCCAAACACAACTTCAAGAATAACAAAAGTGCGTTCATTTCGTGAAAACATGGTGACGAACTCCATTTTCACGGAGTACACACGCACGACGACTTGTCTTATTCATCATTGCCTGACTTTCCATTTTTATTCGTGATTGCCTGACTTTCCATTTTATTTTGTTGCTTACAGACACTGCAGGCTGCTGCAGCTACTAAAGCTCAGGCTGGACGGCGTTGATCAGGTGATCAACGCGCATGCTAGTTACCGTCGGCGGTGCACTTGGCGCCGGGGAAGCCATGGTACCAGTCGTTGCAGACGCGGCGGGACGAGTCCGACGCGGCCGGATCGCAGCTCTTGCAGTTTGCGGCACACTGCTCGACCTTGTCCAGGCAGCGGCACATCGGCGGGAACGACCTGGTGCACAGAGCCAAGTCACAGCATTTCCacggcctctcttcttcttccgccTTCTCCTTCTTCGCTGTTGCAACAGCCTCCGTGCACATGGGCCCCGGGAAGCCATGGTACCAGTCGTTGCAGACGCGGCGGGATGAGTCCGACGTGGCCGGCTCGCATTTCTCGCAGGTCGCAGCACACTGCTCGACCTTGTCCATGCAGCGGCACAGCGGTGGGAATGACCTGGTGCACAGAGCAAAGTCGCAGCATTTCCATGgcctctcttcctcttcccccttcttcttcgctgccgCCACCACTCCTGCTTCGCCTGCAAGTCCTCAGTTAACGACCCAAGCTGTGACCAGTTTCCTCATGCACCAGCTAGCTAACTGAACTGAAGTGAACTAGGAAAAGAAAATGATGGCATGGTCACCTTTGCCTTGGCTCGGCAGGAGAATGGTGCCCACATCGTCGGCGCCGGTGGCCGTGGAAgggcggccggcggcgacgaggaggacggccTCGAGTGAAAGCATCAGCAGGATGCTAGGAATAATGCATCTCTTCATGGTCTTCATGGCTGGTTACTAAGCTTGCCTGTGCGTTTGAAGCCGTGTAGCTTTCAGCCGTATATGTAGCCGCGTGACACCCAACGAAACCAACGCGTGGCGCGGCGTCACCATTAATTTACTTACAGATCTGGACACGTAGTGCCACATATGGGTGTAGGACCGTGGTAGATAGATAAGAGTACAGCCGGGCATCATGCATGGATGCAGCCATGCAGGCACGAGAAGCACGCCCTCCATTATTTCAAGTTTTCAACTGCGGCATGGGTACATACGAATCTCTTTATTTTTTCAGAACCGCCATTCAAGGTAGTAATTTATTCGAAGTTTTGGCGGACAACACCCGACTGCACAAGGGCAGTAAAAAAAGCAGGAATTACATCACAAGATTCTACACTCAATCCACTGACTATAGCATTTTTAGCACACGTATGAGCTACCTTGTTGGCGTCTAGGTAATATCGAATTCCTGCAAGTTTGAAAGAAGTAACTGAATCTCTCTAAGTAAATAGCCTCCAGTGGACCTAAACGAACCATCCTTCCATTCAACCTGGATTAACAGACAATTCCTTTCACGAGGACTTTCTGCCATCCCTTTTGTATTGCTGGAGAGACTGCCTCCCTAAGTGCTAGCAGTTCACTGAGATAGGGATCCGTCACACTTTAAAATTTGCACATTCTTTAGGCTAAAAACTTCCCAGTCTGGGTACATACGAATCGAATGCATTGTCTACACACCTTTTACTTGTGGCTCATCGATCGTTTGGAAAGCCGGCCctgagcaagtacaataaggtgacaTAAGTAGACTATAAGGACTAAAATGTTATATCTTTggttagttgaaggagagagaagaaaaGCGGGTTGTAAGTTAGTAACCAGCTGCAGCACGAGACCCAAAATATTTTGTAAGATTGTAAGGTGGGCCAACTCTTTAGAAAGTGATACATATTTAAAACTTACTATTGTACATGCCAACTATTAAGGTTGGTTCTATATTACATGACAACTTTTTATAGCTGAATgctggctgtattattaaccatacTATCATTTGCAACTTGCCGTACGCTGTAATACTCGACAACGTGTGCTTTTTCTGTAGCGGCCCAACTCACTTTTGTGAAAAGCGTGTTATGTACAGTGTCTCATATCGAAGGTTGGCTTACGGAACCTTCTAGCTTCCTGATCAACAGCCTTCTGGCTGATTGTCCAGAGAATGCTTTCTTTTAATTAAAGCTCAACATTCTctgcaaaaaaaggaaaaaagaaaagaaaaaaaaaggtagCGCAGCACCTGCCTGGCCAGGATATGGATAGACCGGTACATATGAGATGGCATATATAGCCACTAAACTAGATAAGCTCTTCTCGGTCCACTAGCTCGGATGATCCTCGAAACGAAAAGCCTCCTAACTGGTCCACTAAAATAGATAACCTGGTACATTCCCCTAAAAGAAAAAGATAACCTGGGTACCTAGTAGGATCGTCTCCGATAATGCGATGCCAACGCCACAAAGGCGCgtacgcacgcacacacacaaagagcAAGTGAAGCAGTAACGAGCAACTAACATGAAGGGTAGCACCACCGCCGTGGTGCTGATGGTCTCAGTCTCACTGGTGGCCCTTCTCCTTGCCGGCGGTGCCGGCGCCGACGAGTCCATCATTCGCCTCCCCGTCGGCCAGGGCGAAGGTGAGCTTTAAACCGTTCCCGGCCGGTTTAGGTCAACTAACTATACATACAGTGCGTTCATCGATCTTCGGAACTTGCCGCAGACGCAGTGACGGAGGAGACGAGGCCGTGGGACTGCTGCGACCGGCCAGTGTGCACCCGCTCCGACCCACCCCTGTGCGGCTGCAAGGACGTGGTGCAGCAGTGCTTCGCCACCTGCAAGAGCTGCAAGCCGGCGAAGCGGGCGGACGAGTCGGCCCCTTCCGGCTACATGTGCCGGGACGCCTACCGTGGCTACCCCGGGCCCAAGCGCATGCTCTGATTCCGATGCCTATATATTTGTTGTTCCATGTGATCGGTTCGACGGTGCTAGCTGCTGCGTGCTGTCTAGTACTATTATGCAAGCTCATGTATGGTGTGCTACCTTTCTGGCAGCGTTGAATAAGATTTTCTATGAATAAGAGTGTTAATTTTGTTTAACTTTCTATTTCATTTTGCCCGCCTAGATGTAACACATATTGCTATATTTAATATTGTTTTGTCCTGGAGATTTCGGTCAGAAGTTATCTATCATTCAAAATATAGCAAATTAGAAATGTAAATTTCGTGGAAACTTGCTGAAACTTACTAAGGTCATGTTCACGCAAGAACATAAAAAGATGTAAAAGCATGAAAAAAAATGTTGGAATTGAGGTGTCACCGATAAATACAAAATGAAGAAAGCAGGAGATCATACGAAAATTGCTTGtagagctcggcctccatggaggccacaACAAATTCAAAATACCAAGTTCATCAAAAGACATATTTTTATGTTTTGAAAAAATCTGAAAATAATATACATATACATGAAGGCAtgacacacatgtgtgtaaatttctAGGGCAAAATACGatgaaatgagggctgtgcaaagaaaaacaaatctgaggctttttaacacatgatactattcaccCTCCCAGGCAATAAATTTATCTTATTTATACAGATCGCATTTCAAAGAATTTCACCCAAAATTTTTTCACACATACACATAACATCCTTGTTtacttgcacatttttttgaaaccagaaagtttgaattttgaatttttcaaaaatttcTACCTCCAGTGAGCTCGGTCACGAAACGTCCATTCTCGAGATCAtacatcatgtctatttttcttcAAAACTCCTATGGGCTGTACGTTGTGTTCCAATGAAAATTTACATAGGTTATAAAATGGCGATTCCTCTAGTCCAAACGTCACTCAAGAATTTTACTGATAGCAATCTTCTCCTCTGCACCTTACATTTCAATGTTCAAAAAGGGATTGTTAACAACGGAAAGGATAAATTGGTGTATGTGGCTCGATGTACAAATTATTGACTTTCATAGTTTTCTCCCACTTTACTTCTATATGTCCTCAATCCTCATCCATCATTTTGTTCTATCTTCATATAACTTGTCCTCGTGTTGTATTAGAATGGTGTTTTTTTATTAATAATGTGTATTCACCTCATACGCTCATTTTACTGTGATTGCCAATGCCATTAGAGTATCCAACCAATCCAATGCAACTATAAATTTCCAAAGATTACTTTTCACCTACAATCATCAAATATCGTAGTTAACTCTTTTTTGTATTGGTTTTTTATTACTTAAATTATTTTTTGTTCATATGCATGTTGTCGCCTCTAACTTGCTCTTCTATGGGAGTGAAATTATCGGAGGAAGTTGTCAGGGTCACATGGGTTGGACAGTGGTTGTACAGAATTATCACTTCTGGAGCATGAACTcggtttttgttcatattttttaataATGACATGGTCTTTTTGTCGCTTTATTTCAAAAAATATAGTTATCCTGTATATTCATTAGAGCGGGACCTCTCTAACCTACTAGCTTGACGATCTTGTTCCAGACAGTGCAATTGATTCAGTAGGTGCCGTCATTGTTCATCCACAGCTCATTGTCAGGGTACCCATGTGGCTATCGTGCCCACATCAGCATATTGGCTCCTCGTGGAGCACGGCTGCTAGACATTAATGGTAACGTTCCACGCCTAGCCGATCCACTGGTGTCACCACGAGGCTACACATCCGGGCAGATCGAATGCACAAGCAAAGTCAGTGAGCGACTAGCCATGAAGATGAACATAGCACTATTCCTAGCATCATGCTGATGCTTTCGCTGGGGACAgccctcctcgtcgccggccacgTCTCCGTCGCCGACGACGTGGGCACCATTCTCCTGCCGAGCCAAGGCACAGGTACGCACGGCACGGTGATGCACGCATGCCGAGAGCGTGAACTCCTTTCTCTACTTCAGTTATTAGCTGCTGCTAGCTCGTGCATGAAGAAACTGATCGCTGCTTGGCTCGTTGAGGACTTGCAGACCAGGTGGTAATGGCCGTGGAAGTGCTGGGACGTGACCTCCTGCACCAGGTCCATCCCGCCGACGTGCAGCTGCGAGGACGTAATTGACAACTGTGCTCCAGCCTGCGAGGACTGCAATGGTTATGTGCACCCACCCCGCCGCGTTTGCCTAGACCACTACACCAGCGACCCCGGGACTAGGTGCACGGATGCCGGCGCCGGTGGCAACTTGTAGCACGCGCGTCGGTTGGATCTCCGGTAAACCAACGCACACCGTCGGCGTGCGTTGCTCAATGAATGGCTACTTGTAGTGTGTGTTTAGTCCTGCATGCCTAGCTACTTGCTGGGGTTGCTGCCTGTGTGTAATAAAAATGGGTGGCCTCAGGCTACGGTAGATAGTTGGGATTGTTTCTGAGATGGGTGGTCCTCATAATCTACATCCTTTTCCTTTTGTAGATACGACCATCAATGCAAGCTGGTCGTAACATATGCAAATTACTAGTCCAAAAGTTACTTTCCATTAGTCTAATTAACTACTTCCCACTATATAGATAAATACATGCATATCATGGGCCCACAATAGACACTCACCACAACTTTAGTGAATACTTTCCTGCATTTCATGATTGTATATTTTTTAGAGaaagaggatgacccccggcctctgcatctggacgatgcatacaaccattttattaattattgacacaagaccttacaaagtcatacaacagtaagactaaaccaccaactaagcaacatctgtcgctattcctatccagttgatgaaggggcgctgaaagtctgggcctaataccaaacagacctcgcagccaaacctaacatctaagacttcaggtcccaaccaggacgcctgccgaggtatgggcacccaccactccggcgtgctcctcaaccaggacgcatgccgggtatgaggccgccgcagccacctgccactaaaccatcttcagagctgtactgctgcatcaaccttgcccagtctagctgccgccgacgccaccacgacgccaggcagcgtcaccctcctgcgcgagtccatctccgctcatcaggcgccgagtctccactgcgccacgccaccGAGATCCGTCGTCATCAATGGACAAGATGAAACAccactcctcctcttgtcccctccagccaacacttggttcaaaacgatgcccccaggagggagaacgacatcgaaacatcgtcatcgtccgatccggtagacgaagatctagggtttccccccggaACCTCCCGAtcaggttgacgtgacctgcaacAACGATGCCTCTAGAAGGAAACGGCGTcagagacgccgccatcgtccgccaagacCGCAGTCAGGCGCGATTTTTACCAGAAGCCGTGTCGTCCTGATCTCGTGGCTGGCTAGAACCGCGCGGAGTCTCGCCATGAAGACGTATGCCGCTACTGGTACTCCGGTAGAGATCCTCCATACCCTCACCGGTCCCTCCACGCACCGCCGGCCGGCCAAGACCACGCATCGCTGGATCCGGACGGGACGCCAGATCCGCGGCCGCCGCGACCCATCTTCAGGCAGAGCCATCCACTGGTTCATCCATGGAGTGCTGCCACCATCCATGCACGAAGGGAAGCCCATTGCCATCCTGGaccgctgcccgccgccctgcCTGCTGCCCACGGGCACACCACAAGAGACGCCCCTGCCGCCTCAAGGGGATCCTGTTGTAGATCCGCCCGCCCTAGCGCCTTGGCATCGGGCTCGCCGccaccgcggacctcgccggcggcagcggcggcaggaggATGGCCGAGGGAGGCTGGCGGCGCTAGATTTTTTGGCCCCCTGGCGTCGCCCAGGGAGGCGATTCAAGGGGGTACGAGGGGAAACTGTCCTGTTCAGGGATCTGCTTCTCAAGAAACTAAGGCAAAGATAATCA
Coding sequences within:
- the LOC123076877 gene encoding Bowman-Birk type trypsin inhibitor isoform X2, whose amino-acid sequence is MKTMKRCIIPSILLMLSLEAVLLVAAGRPSTATGADDVGTILLPSQGKGVVAAAKKKGEEEERPWKCCDFALCTRSFPPLCRCMDKVEQCAATCEKCEPATSDSSRRVCNDWYHGFPGPMCTEAVATAKKEKAEEEERPWKCCDLALCTRSFPPMCRCLDKVEQCAANCKSCDPAASDSSRRVCNDWYHGFPGAKCTADGN
- the LOC123076877 gene encoding Bowman-Birk type trypsin inhibitor isoform X1, with amino-acid sequence MKTMKRCIIPSILLMLSLEAVLLVAAGRPSTATGADDVGTILLPSQGKGEAGVVAAAKKKGEEEERPWKCCDFALCTRSFPPLCRCMDKVEQCAATCEKCEPATSDSSRRVCNDWYHGFPGPMCTEAVATAKKEKAEEEERPWKCCDLALCTRSFPPMCRCLDKVEQCAANCKSCDPAASDSSRRVCNDWYHGFPGAKCTADGN
- the LOC123073752 gene encoding Bowman-Birk type major trypsin inhibitor, giving the protein MKGSTTAVVLMVSVSLVALLLAGGAGADESIIRLPVGQGEDAVTEETRPWDCCDRPVCTRSDPPLCGCKDVVQQCFATCKSCKPAKRADESAPSGYMCRDAYRGYPGPKRML